From Scophthalmus maximus strain ysfricsl-2021 chromosome 14, ASM2237912v1, whole genome shotgun sequence, one genomic window encodes:
- the tnfsf11 gene encoding tumor necrosis factor ligand superfamily member 11 has translation MAATHSEYRGYLRNTVDIEAGHGQQQQQQHRFHPVQSSEPTYRPLLFGTLAVMGLLQVASSVAILLHLTGYLQEVDLSSAPHRPIEEVQTEPVLNALRDTGKKGRCKNPKESLPSAHLPVRTYQEYSKKGEQAITIDWDEEHGYCHRMRYQKGKLLVTELGFYYVYAKTCFRYYKYEPEDSSQPADPAVDVRNTQLIQYVFRESIKQNGKAVKLMKTGSTVRLNSTSYNMYCAQQGRGVRLEKGDTLFVNVSNAWMLDLDGEGTYFGAIKLGN, from the exons ATGGCAGCTACCCACAGCGAGTACCGAGGCTACCTGCGGAACACCGTCGACATCGAGGCCGGGcacgggcagcagcagcagcagcagcaccgctTCCACCCGGTGCAGAGCTCGGAGCCCACGTACCGGCCGCTCCTGTTCGGGACCCTCGCCGTTATGGGATTGCTCCAGGTGGCCTCCAGCGTGGCGATCCTACTACACCTGACGGGATATCTACAAGAG GTAGATCTGTCCTCGGCACCACATCGGCCAATTGAG gAGGTCCAGACGGAGCCGGTGCTCAACGCTCTGAGGGACACGGGGAAAAAGGGACGCTGCAAAAATCCAAAGGAGAGTCTGCCGTCGGCTCACCTGCCCGTCAGGACGTACCAGGAGTACTCCAAGA AGGGCGAGCAGGCCATCACCATCGACTGGGACGAGGAGCACGGATACTGCCACAGGATGCGCTACCAGAAGGGCAAGCTGCTGGTGACGGAGTTGGGCTTCTACTACGTCTACGCCAAGACCTGCTTCCGCTACTACAAGTACGAGCCGGAGGACAGCAGCCAGCCGGCGGACCCGGCGGTGGACGTCCGGAACACGCAGCTCATCCAGTACGTGTTCCGCGAGAGCATCAAGCAGAACGGCAAGGCCGTCAAGCTGATGAAGACGGGCAGCACCGTGCGCCTGAACAGCACCAGCTACAACATGTACTGCGCGCAGCAGGGCCGCGGCGTGCGGCTGGAGAAGGGCGACACCTTGTTCGTCAACGTGTCCAACGCCTGGATGCTGGACCTGGACGGGGAAGGGACGTATTTCGGGGCCATAAAGTTGGGTAACTGA